One genomic window of Sporosarcina ureae includes the following:
- a CDS encoding dynamin family protein, whose translation MSTNHEFLQQSATYGQIFSNNEDDERKAKTTLLANKIIDKEYTIAFAGHFSAGKSSTINALTGDDLLPSSPIPTSANIVKVHKADEDYAIIHRVDGSAVKFSGHGFSEGVKAYSKDGAEVSLVEIGHTESNLPEGITVMDTPGVDSTDDAHRLSTESSLHLADLVFYTMDYNHVQSEMNFRFTKELMRYNSNVYLIINQIDKHRDSELSFDEFKKSVEDSFKLWGVEPKGIFYTSLKQLDHPHNDFEKVKAIVDGSIEHREENFEQNIEQSLLKLKDEHMKYLQQQVDDLKDNHSEILSEPEWDQFEELNQDLKDAKKRLELVSGDEFYVNFEKERNELLSNAGLAPFETRELLKDHLEAKSPKFKVGLLFGAKKTAEEREKRRQKLDDNISGLAHTQIEIYMKTLMKSSLKQAGILTDERSLAIDNMDLTLPFDKVDEQLHVQEVITGETILNYAEQMKRAIHLVYKRKTDKWKQEMSVIAKESGGEQSGPLVETIAVLQEKVDALKEMNKWKERMEWVDKEIANPSAPTRMGRDQLVTKWEQPKKIETIDYVAKVEQQETTAEEVEEIVEEERQLVDSETAIVHAQHIAESVETIPGFAETASYLMTKADRLKGQEFTVALFGAFSAGKSSFSNALIGEKVLPVSPNPTTAAINRIRPVSETHLHNTADIHLKDEATMTEDVALSFGALGITISSLEDAFNKTDVAMKQPLEDENLHIHKSFISAFQRGYPLYTPALGTTLTVEREEFTKFVAQEERSCFVDSIDFFYDCPLTRHGITLVDTPGADSINARHTDVAFEYIRNADAILFVTYYNHAFARADREFLIQLGRVKDAFELDKMFFIVNAIDLASNEEEGEEVKGFVANELQKFGIRNPRVHGISSLEALEGKLTQQPNPLMADFEEKFYSFLEHDLRAQVVQALEEETTKTIDRLASLIDRTIQNRSRKAERLEELATAEVAIKERFEKSASEILVKSTQDELSELVYYILQRVFLRFGDFFKEGYSPSTFAKNSSDKALKIALAETVNMVGFDLTQELKVTNLRILQYMKKQLLERQRMEVRSLADMDQSIVPSPYEPSDKDMLSFETPYEDPMVYSAVNKSFKNQKAFFERGDRDILKVKLEEILKKDASSYLGDQKERIEKWADLWIDDEAEALRVHLLQESLVQIESERTLLDGSEQLEHWQKIYEKIRQEELVQ comes from the coding sequence ATGTCTACAAACCATGAATTTTTACAGCAATCCGCTACATATGGACAGATTTTTTCCAACAATGAAGACGACGAACGCAAAGCAAAGACGACATTACTTGCTAATAAAATAATCGACAAAGAATATACGATTGCTTTTGCCGGACACTTTTCGGCAGGAAAATCTTCGACAATTAATGCTTTAACAGGAGACGACCTTTTACCATCCAGTCCTATTCCGACAAGCGCGAATATTGTGAAGGTACATAAGGCGGATGAAGATTATGCGATTATCCATCGCGTCGATGGAAGTGCAGTGAAATTCAGTGGCCATGGTTTCTCTGAAGGTGTGAAAGCGTACAGTAAGGATGGCGCTGAAGTCTCATTGGTTGAAATCGGCCATACCGAATCCAATTTACCTGAAGGAATTACGGTAATGGATACACCAGGCGTTGACTCAACAGATGATGCACATAGACTATCTACCGAGTCTTCATTGCACTTAGCGGATCTTGTATTCTATACGATGGATTATAACCACGTACAATCTGAAATGAACTTCCGATTTACAAAAGAATTAATGCGCTATAATAGTAATGTTTATTTAATTATTAATCAGATCGATAAGCATCGTGACAGTGAATTATCATTTGATGAGTTCAAAAAGTCTGTTGAAGACTCGTTTAAGTTATGGGGGGTAGAACCAAAAGGGATTTTCTACACGTCATTGAAACAACTGGATCACCCGCATAATGATTTTGAAAAAGTCAAAGCGATTGTTGACGGTTCAATTGAACACCGAGAAGAGAATTTCGAACAAAATATTGAGCAATCGTTATTGAAATTAAAAGATGAGCATATGAAATATCTTCAGCAGCAAGTGGATGACTTGAAAGATAATCATTCAGAAATCCTTAGCGAACCCGAGTGGGATCAGTTTGAAGAGTTGAATCAAGATTTGAAAGATGCAAAAAAACGTTTGGAATTAGTCTCAGGTGACGAATTCTATGTGAATTTCGAGAAAGAACGCAATGAATTATTGTCGAACGCAGGACTGGCACCGTTTGAAACGAGAGAATTACTGAAAGACCATTTGGAAGCCAAGTCACCGAAATTTAAAGTAGGCTTACTATTTGGCGCGAAGAAGACAGCGGAAGAGCGCGAAAAACGTCGTCAAAAGCTAGATGATAATATTTCAGGTTTAGCGCATACACAAATCGAAATTTATATGAAAACGTTGATGAAAAGCTCACTAAAGCAAGCCGGAATCTTAACCGATGAGCGTTCACTTGCGATTGACAATATGGATCTGACACTACCGTTTGACAAAGTAGATGAGCAACTGCATGTACAAGAAGTGATCACTGGCGAAACCATTTTGAATTATGCAGAGCAAATGAAGCGTGCCATTCATTTAGTGTATAAACGTAAAACGGATAAATGGAAACAAGAGATGTCTGTCATCGCGAAAGAATCGGGTGGTGAGCAATCGGGACCTCTTGTTGAAACGATTGCCGTGCTACAAGAAAAAGTAGATGCACTAAAAGAAATGAATAAGTGGAAAGAGCGTATGGAATGGGTTGATAAAGAAATCGCTAATCCTTCAGCGCCGACACGTATGGGCCGCGATCAACTCGTTACAAAGTGGGAACAGCCTAAAAAAATCGAAACAATCGATTATGTAGCGAAAGTAGAACAGCAAGAAACGACTGCTGAAGAAGTGGAAGAAATAGTGGAAGAAGAACGTCAACTGGTTGATTCAGAAACAGCTATCGTACATGCGCAACACATTGCCGAGTCGGTCGAGACCATTCCTGGTTTTGCAGAAACGGCATCGTATTTGATGACGAAAGCAGACCGCTTAAAAGGACAGGAATTTACAGTGGCATTGTTTGGCGCATTCAGTGCGGGGAAATCTTCCTTCTCAAACGCGTTGATTGGTGAAAAAGTGTTACCTGTTTCACCGAATCCTACAACGGCTGCGATCAACCGAATTCGTCCAGTAAGTGAAACGCATTTGCATAATACTGCGGATATTCACTTGAAGGATGAAGCGACGATGACAGAAGACGTCGCGTTGTCATTCGGTGCACTCGGTATCACTATTTCTTCACTGGAAGACGCCTTCAATAAAACAGATGTCGCTATGAAGCAACCACTTGAAGATGAGAACTTGCACATCCATAAGTCATTCATCAGCGCATTTCAGAGAGGGTATCCACTTTATACGCCTGCACTTGGGACGACGTTGACGGTAGAGCGTGAAGAGTTTACGAAATTCGTTGCACAGGAAGAGCGTAGTTGTTTCGTCGACTCCATCGATTTCTTCTATGATTGTCCGTTAACTCGCCATGGAATCACATTGGTGGATACGCCAGGAGCGGATTCCATCAACGCGCGTCATACCGACGTAGCGTTTGAATATATCCGTAATGCCGATGCAATTCTTTTCGTAACATACTATAACCACGCATTCGCACGTGCTGACCGTGAATTCCTTATCCAACTGGGCCGTGTCAAAGATGCATTTGAACTCGATAAAATGTTCTTTATCGTCAACGCGATCGATCTTGCTTCGAATGAAGAAGAAGGCGAAGAAGTAAAAGGCTTCGTTGCCAATGAATTGCAGAAGTTTGGAATCCGCAATCCACGCGTACACGGTATTTCAAGCCTTGAGGCATTGGAAGGCAAATTGACACAACAACCGAATCCATTGATGGCCGATTTTGAAGAGAAGTTTTATTCATTCCTCGAGCATGATCTACGTGCGCAAGTCGTGCAAGCACTGGAAGAAGAAACGACGAAAACGATCGATCGTCTAGCTTCATTGATCGACAGAACGATTCAGAACCGTTCTCGTAAAGCAGAAAGACTAGAAGAGCTCGCGACTGCTGAAGTAGCAATAAAAGAACGTTTCGAAAAGAGTGCAAGTGAGATTTTAGTGAAATCCACTCAAGATGAATTGAGTGAACTTGTCTATTATATTTTACAGCGTGTATTCTTACGTTTCGGAGATTTCTTCAAAGAGGGATATAGTCCGTCGACATTCGCGAAGAACTCATCGGATAAAGCATTGAAAATCGCATTGGCGGAAACAGTTAATATGGTAGGCTTTGACTTGACGCAAGAATTGAAAGTAACAAATTTACGTATTCTTCAGTACATGAAGAAACAATTGCTAGAACGTCAACGCATGGAAGTTCGTTCATTAGCCGATATGGACCAGTCGATCGTGCCTTCTCCATACGAGCCGAGCGATAAAGATATGTTGTCATTTGAGACGCCATATGAAGATCCTATGGTCTACAGCGCAGTGAATAAATCGTTCAAAAATCAAAAGGCGTTCTTTGAACGCGGTGATCGCGATATCTTGAAAGTGAAGCTGGAAGAAATATTGAAAAAAGATGCGTCTAGCTATCTTGGCGATCAAAAAGAACGTATTGAAAAGTGGGCAGACCTGTGGATTGACGATGAAGCGGAAGCGTTGCGTGTTCATTTATTGCAGGAAAGTCTTGTACAAATTGAATCGGAGCGTACGTTGCTTGATGGTTCGGAGCAGCTGGAACATTGGCAAAAAATCTATGAAAAAATCCGTCAAGAGGAGTTGGTTCAATGA
- a CDS encoding sulfurtransferase, translating into MTQVFVSIHDMETSHAKWIDARFSLQDEKQGKRDYQKEHVKDAIHWDLEEDLSGASVEGGRHPLPSAEQLTELFRKSGLERTDTILIYDEGGGPFATRAWWMLQYGGFTNVHVVTESYTELRKNVDVTSDSATPVRSTVEPQWQDHLYASRSEVEEVVAGNRASQLVDARSEVRYRGEKEPLYHKAGHIPTARNFDWEQLKRDGQYDVQHAKEQLQQIVSPEDDVIVYCGSGVTASPLLAALKELDYPNVKLYVGSFSDWISKDDAPIETAIRG; encoded by the coding sequence ATGACACAAGTATTTGTATCTATTCACGATATGGAGACAAGTCACGCGAAATGGATCGATGCACGCTTTTCATTGCAAGATGAAAAACAGGGGAAACGTGATTATCAAAAAGAACACGTAAAAGACGCGATTCATTGGGATCTAGAAGAAGACCTATCCGGTGCTTCTGTAGAAGGTGGACGACATCCCTTGCCTTCTGCCGAACAACTGACTGAATTATTCCGTAAAAGTGGATTGGAACGTACAGATACGATTTTGATCTATGATGAGGGCGGCGGTCCTTTCGCAACACGTGCTTGGTGGATGTTGCAGTATGGAGGTTTCACGAATGTGCATGTCGTAACAGAAAGTTATACAGAATTACGCAAAAACGTGGACGTAACGTCTGATTCTGCTACGCCTGTACGCTCAACAGTGGAACCGCAGTGGCAAGATCACCTATATGCAAGTAGAAGTGAAGTAGAAGAAGTGGTGGCGGGCAATCGAGCGTCACAACTTGTCGACGCACGTTCTGAAGTTCGCTATCGCGGGGAAAAAGAGCCGCTTTATCATAAAGCAGGCCATATACCGACAGCGCGAAACTTCGACTGGGAACAATTGAAGCGAGACGGACAGTATGATGTGCAACACGCAAAAGAGCAATTACAACAGATTGTCTCTCCTGAAGATGATGTCATCGTCTACTGTGGCAGCGGCGTAACGGCTTCCCCTTTATTAGCGGCACTTAAAGAACTGGACTATCCAAATGTAAAATTATATGTGGGCAGTTTCAGCGACTGGATATCTAAAGATGATGCACCAATTGAAACCGCAATAAGGGGTTGA
- a CDS encoding metallophosphoesterase family protein, whose product MQFALLGDIHSSKEDLQAVLTHVADEAPEATIIGTGDLYECTVSKKDLHGQIYPTVEEVIKHLEDIHELLTFPSIYGNQEERILLLTKQSEPIRNVLNGLPETLNADEATIIHGHQWPHKQADAWLAEHLPEAHLVFHGHTHQSGFTSEGQSVPISWNDEMSVKGSRTVINVGAVVGSREWVLFDSEKQNVRFMKVLQG is encoded by the coding sequence ATGCAATTCGCATTGCTGGGAGATATACATTCATCCAAAGAAGATTTGCAAGCCGTACTGACACACGTTGCTGATGAAGCACCTGAAGCAACTATCATCGGGACGGGCGATTTATATGAATGCACAGTCAGCAAAAAAGACCTTCATGGGCAGATTTATCCTACTGTCGAAGAAGTGATTAAACATTTAGAAGACATCCATGAGTTGTTAACTTTTCCATCCATCTATGGCAATCAAGAAGAACGTATTCTGTTGCTGACAAAGCAATCAGAACCTATACGAAACGTCCTGAATGGCTTGCCTGAAACTCTGAACGCTGATGAAGCGACGATCATTCATGGTCACCAGTGGCCGCATAAGCAAGCTGACGCATGGCTGGCTGAGCATCTACCGGAAGCACACCTTGTCTTTCACGGGCATACCCACCAATCAGGCTTCACGAGCGAAGGACAATCCGTACCAATTAGCTGGAACGACGAGATGTCAGTGAAAGGTTCTCGAACTGTTATCAACGTAGGGGCTGTAGTGGGCTCTAGAGAATGGGTGTTATTTGATTCTGAAAAACAAAATGTTAGATTTATGAAAGTGTTACAAGGCTAA
- a CDS encoding M14 family zinc carboxypeptidase, with protein MKKLGSIVGILALCVSLAVPVFAADTTDIQEPHHHDYSISGFTNYGELQKKLQQIEKSSKGIVEVKVVGQSNKGRDIYKATVGTGDQVILIQSEIHGNEKTGTVAILNLLEKLSNNSKQAREIREEVTLVFMPMMNPDASEGDKRRNSMTWDEVIAKFPQLNGASPSWNYLNRGISQSYDYGKNPGFDVNRDFNPDLNYIPRAEDFPGRSNTAGWFITPEAQTARDVYKSLKEDYGKVDVFIDLHHQGMYYVAGTANDVTLSLSAQFVPDPNTPAGEKYAQYKDNYNYDFSRQLNVAAYNELKSYGNSPFTNISLYSQGLDLPGTALGSYALNGSGTVLFEVKGQTQMMGHKENGRLVKAVERGLTGIIDAVADNSVKNLNPEDYENIPLTSSRPTN; from the coding sequence ATGAAGAAATTGGGGAGTATTGTTGGTATTTTAGCGCTTTGCGTTAGTCTCGCTGTGCCTGTATTTGCTGCAGACACTACAGACATTCAGGAACCACATCATCACGATTATTCGATTTCAGGATTCACAAATTACGGTGAACTACAAAAAAAGCTTCAACAAATTGAGAAGTCAAGCAAGGGGATTGTTGAGGTTAAAGTGGTTGGTCAGTCAAACAAAGGCCGGGATATTTACAAAGCGACAGTTGGTACTGGGGATCAAGTTATCCTTATACAAAGTGAAATCCACGGGAATGAAAAGACGGGTACAGTTGCAATCCTTAACTTGTTAGAAAAGTTATCAAATAACTCAAAACAAGCAAGGGAAATTCGCGAAGAGGTAACACTCGTTTTCATGCCGATGATGAATCCTGATGCGTCTGAAGGAGACAAAAGAAGAAATAGCATGACTTGGGATGAAGTGATCGCGAAATTCCCACAACTTAACGGGGCATCACCTTCTTGGAACTACCTAAATCGGGGCATAAGCCAAAGTTACGATTACGGTAAAAATCCTGGATTTGATGTGAATCGCGACTTCAATCCGGATCTCAATTATATACCACGGGCGGAAGACTTCCCAGGTAGATCAAACACAGCGGGGTGGTTCATTACGCCTGAAGCACAAACAGCAAGGGATGTATACAAGTCATTGAAAGAAGACTATGGAAAAGTGGATGTCTTCATCGATCTGCACCACCAAGGGATGTACTATGTTGCAGGTACAGCTAACGATGTGACGCTCTCCTTATCCGCCCAGTTTGTCCCAGATCCGAATACACCAGCAGGTGAAAAATATGCCCAATACAAGGACAACTATAATTATGACTTTTCAAGGCAATTGAACGTTGCTGCGTACAATGAATTAAAGTCTTACGGAAATTCGCCATTTACTAACATTTCACTTTATTCGCAAGGTCTAGACCTTCCTGGTACGGCTCTTGGCTCCTATGCATTGAACGGAAGTGGTACCGTACTTTTTGAAGTGAAAGGCCAAACGCAAATGATGGGGCACAAAGAAAATGGACGACTTGTGAAAGCGGTTGAACGTGGCCTGACTGGTATCATTGATGCGGTTGCTGACAATTCTGTGAAAAATCTAAATCCAGAGGACTACGAGAATATTCCGCTCACATCATCCAGACCGACGAATTAA
- a CDS encoding M14 family zinc carboxypeptidase codes for MKKTFFALSMAGAMMLSISPVVDAVGNGPNYGGNETVNTSILHTYDELSNFLKKEEAKQKDMELEVIGQSVKGRDLYLVKYMKNPKNPTILFLTQQHGNEQLTTEGALEFIKHLGTGKMKGVADGVNILIVPMLNADGAMGDVDFPLDDYIASGGRNLTRYNALGIDLNRDHITKIQPETKALHDNVMRKYDIDYMIDLHHQGTQSEIDNEYVSGSILYPTTPNVDEDVVLKSKKLGAVVYDSIEKKGWGHLGKYNGGSAETISRNGIAVEYGISTLLFEMRGMSDHSYESYVLGQKSNGYLIKQTITTLDATVRAIADRSIETKDISFWDTLPFQTTRTTE; via the coding sequence ATGAAGAAAACATTTTTCGCACTTTCAATGGCAGGGGCAATGATGCTTAGCATCTCTCCGGTTGTCGATGCAGTAGGAAACGGACCAAATTACGGTGGCAATGAAACAGTGAACACCTCGATATTGCATACGTATGATGAACTTTCAAACTTCCTAAAAAAGGAAGAAGCGAAACAAAAGGATATGGAACTTGAAGTAATTGGTCAAAGCGTGAAGGGAAGGGACTTGTATCTTGTTAAATATATGAAAAACCCTAAAAATCCAACAATCCTTTTCTTAACACAACAGCATGGAAACGAGCAACTAACAACAGAAGGGGCACTTGAATTTATTAAACATCTTGGCACAGGTAAGATGAAGGGCGTCGCTGATGGAGTTAATATTCTCATAGTGCCAATGCTTAATGCAGACGGAGCTATGGGTGATGTCGATTTCCCTCTCGATGATTATATCGCTAGTGGTGGCCGTAACCTGACACGTTATAATGCACTCGGAATCGACTTGAACAGGGATCATATTACTAAAATTCAACCTGAAACAAAAGCTTTGCACGACAACGTTATGCGTAAATATGACATTGATTATATGATTGACTTGCATCACCAAGGTACACAGAGTGAGATTGACAACGAATACGTCTCTGGATCAATCCTTTATCCTACGACTCCAAACGTAGATGAGGATGTTGTACTGAAATCCAAAAAATTAGGTGCAGTCGTTTATGATTCTATCGAAAAGAAAGGTTGGGGCCATTTAGGAAAATATAATGGTGGTTCAGCTGAAACAATTAGTCGGAACGGTATTGCAGTAGAATATGGGATCTCCACGCTACTTTTTGAGATGCGTGGAATGTCAGACCATTCCTATGAATCATATGTATTAGGGCAAAAGAGTAATGGTTATTTGATTAAACAAACGATTACCACACTTGATGCCACAGTGCGTGCAATTGCAGATCGTTCCATTGAAACGAAAGACATTTCTTTCTGGGATACACTTCCGTTCCAAACAACGCGTACTACTGAATAA
- a CDS encoding GIY-YIG nuclease family protein → MEIFKRLFGNKKQVENKIEAQKPKSEENSIIGPTLSFSIDDDYNGIISASSVGVSTGSVKEDFYVYEWFIKETGEVFYIGKGRGDRYKEFHERAYEAEKIRKLYETDTRFIGTGLTEDQAIELENKEMTRVLNETNDRLTNRITPLLAKRDNGYDRSPNTPELKFETPPYLYASEIEEHYFGVKPQAFDEVKIESLGAVVFITRSMRDEIEILYGGNLDKYKEETLHLLSMNGSRVLTTQFAKSVSAWIFIGDDYLQNYIVDQEKAMERLGRKVPTYHLLDVRGFLINKYGEVEAISKEEVLFNPVHKRVPLTEIKNLHDWSKGYNEGMHYWEQGEKERKADNIEKAIELFDKARYNGYDAPALYRSYAMAYRKLKDYDNEIAIIDEAIERTGPQGNTTIMELKVRREKSFVLKQKKMALPSK, encoded by the coding sequence ATGGAGATATTTAAAAGGTTGTTCGGAAATAAAAAACAAGTAGAAAATAAGATTGAGGCACAGAAACCCAAAAGCGAAGAAAATTCAATCATAGGACCAACTTTAAGTTTTTCAATAGATGATGACTACAATGGGATTATTTCTGCATCATCCGTTGGTGTTTCAACGGGCAGTGTGAAAGAAGATTTTTATGTATACGAATGGTTTATAAAAGAAACCGGAGAAGTCTTTTATATAGGAAAAGGACGTGGCGATCGTTATAAGGAATTCCACGAACGAGCGTATGAAGCAGAGAAGATACGCAAGCTGTATGAAACTGATACACGCTTTATTGGAACGGGATTAACTGAAGATCAAGCAATAGAGTTGGAAAACAAAGAAATGACACGGGTACTAAATGAAACAAACGACAGGCTAACGAATCGTATAACTCCACTCCTAGCGAAAAGAGACAATGGGTATGATCGTAGTCCAAACACTCCTGAATTAAAATTTGAGACCCCGCCCTATTTATACGCAAGTGAGATAGAGGAGCATTACTTTGGGGTGAAACCTCAAGCGTTTGATGAGGTCAAGATCGAAAGCTTGGGCGCGGTGGTTTTCATTACCAGAAGTATGAGAGATGAAATTGAAATTCTTTATGGGGGGAATCTTGATAAATATAAGGAAGAAACATTACATTTGCTATCAATGAATGGCAGTAGAGTTTTAACAACCCAATTCGCAAAGTCTGTATCGGCTTGGATATTTATTGGGGATGATTATTTACAAAACTATATAGTTGACCAAGAGAAGGCTATGGAGAGGCTTGGAAGGAAGGTCCCAACATACCACTTGCTAGATGTAAGGGGATTTTTAATAAACAAGTATGGTGAAGTTGAAGCAATTTCAAAAGAAGAAGTGTTATTTAATCCGGTTCACAAACGAGTTCCATTAACTGAGATAAAGAACTTACACGATTGGAGTAAAGGATATAATGAGGGAATGCATTATTGGGAGCAAGGTGAGAAGGAACGAAAAGCTGATAATATAGAAAAGGCCATTGAGTTATTTGATAAAGCAAGATATAACGGATATGATGCACCAGCATTATATAGATCATATGCAATGGCTTATCGAAAACTAAAAGATTATGATAATGAAATAGCAATCATTGATGAAGCAATCGAGCGTACAGGTCCACAAGGAAATACTACGATTATGGAACTGAAAGTACGCCGAGAAAAAAGTTTTGTATTGAAGCAAAAGAAGATGGCATTGCCGTCTAAATAA
- the yghU gene encoding glutathione-dependent disulfide-bond oxidoreductase has protein sequence MTKYELSNVWKWEAENSNRGGNRPTAGERFEQKLPVGETPFQLYSLGTPNGIKVTIMLEELKELDVDGADYDLYEINIGADEQFGSDFVNINPNSKIPALVDQSQSPRVEIFESGSILLYLAEKFNKLIPTDIHGRTETLNWLFWQIGAGPYIGGGFGHFFAYAPEPMKYPIDRFTMETKRQLDLLDKILAQRSYIAGDTYTIADIAIWSWYGRLALGKLYEGSYEFLNMDEYTHLLEWSHRIAKRPGVQKGLAAEYQSLGE, from the coding sequence ATGACAAAATATGAATTATCAAACGTGTGGAAGTGGGAAGCAGAGAATTCGAATAGAGGTGGAAATCGTCCGACAGCCGGTGAACGTTTTGAACAAAAACTACCAGTCGGAGAGACACCGTTCCAACTCTATTCACTCGGAACGCCGAACGGTATTAAAGTGACGATTATGTTGGAAGAATTAAAAGAGTTGGATGTCGATGGTGCAGACTATGATTTGTATGAAATCAATATTGGTGCCGACGAACAATTTGGTTCAGATTTTGTCAACATCAATCCTAATTCTAAGATCCCAGCCCTAGTCGATCAAAGTCAAAGTCCACGTGTGGAAATTTTTGAATCAGGGTCGATTTTGCTTTACTTGGCTGAGAAATTTAATAAACTGATTCCGACAGATATTCATGGACGGACAGAAACCCTTAATTGGCTCTTCTGGCAAATTGGGGCGGGTCCTTATATTGGTGGAGGGTTTGGTCACTTTTTCGCTTATGCGCCAGAGCCTATGAAATACCCAATTGATCGTTTTACTATGGAAACGAAACGTCAATTAGACTTACTAGATAAAATATTAGCTCAGCGCTCTTATATTGCTGGTGATACCTATACTATTGCAGATATTGCGATATGGTCTTGGTACGGACGTTTAGCTTTAGGGAAATTGTATGAAGGCTCTTATGAATTTTTAAACATGGATGAATATACTCATCTCTTGGAATGGTCTCATCGCATTGCGAAACGACCAGGCGTTCAAAAAGGTCTTGCAGCAGAGTATCAGTCGCTTGGGGAGTAA
- a CDS encoding DUF4181 domain-containing protein: MIYYGVESSFWLKLILLLTIIGLLIFSFSAIMRRILKVEKKKPFSHNHLNPLHKKIDWTIRITFIVAMIVGGIINISRQPLNSILFFEPYFLLFMLIFLTEVVRAVMEWKYADNRNAYILTIVELAFFTILLLSMFITDFFGVFGQG, translated from the coding sequence ATGATTTATTATGGAGTTGAATCATCTTTCTGGCTAAAACTTATTTTATTATTAACTATCATTGGGTTATTGATCTTTTCGTTTAGCGCAATTATGAGAAGGATTCTTAAAGTTGAAAAAAAGAAACCATTCTCACATAATCATTTGAATCCCTTGCACAAGAAAATTGATTGGACAATTAGAATTACCTTTATTGTTGCAATGATAGTCGGAGGTATTATTAATATTTCGAGACAGCCATTGAACTCAATTTTATTTTTTGAACCATACTTTTTATTATTTATGTTAATCTTTTTAACTGAGGTAGTAAGGGCAGTTATGGAATGGAAATATGCAGATAACAGAAATGCTTACATTTTAACGATTGTTGAATTAGCATTTTTTACGATATTATTGCTCTCAATGTTTATAACTGATTTTTTCGGAGTGTTTGGACAAGGCTAA
- a CDS encoding reverse transcriptase-like protein encodes MLEVYIDGASAGNPGLSGIGVYIKGEGQDVRISESIDPTNNHHAEFQALVRGLEEASKLTTGMVSVRSDSTVVVQSMEKEFVKNEQYVPHLKEALRLAATFDFFFIKWIADSTNKTADTLARQAILTQKKQKE; translated from the coding sequence ATGTTGGAAGTGTACATAGACGGTGCTAGCGCAGGTAATCCTGGGCTGAGCGGAATTGGCGTGTATATTAAAGGAGAAGGTCAGGATGTCCGGATTAGTGAGTCGATTGATCCGACGAATAATCATCATGCGGAGTTTCAAGCGCTTGTGAGAGGTCTTGAGGAGGCATCTAAGCTGACAACAGGCATGGTGTCGGTGCGCTCGGATTCGACGGTGGTCGTACAGTCGATGGAGAAGGAATTTGTCAAGAATGAGCAGTATGTACCTCATTTGAAGGAGGCATTAAGACTCGCGGCGACGTTTGATTTTTTCTTTATTAAGTGGATTGCGGACAGTACAAACAAGACGGCAGATACACTTGCGCGGCAAGCAATATTGACGCAGAAGAAGCAAAAGGAATAA
- a CDS encoding zinc-finger domain-containing protein — translation MNKVVVMKEINQLLDIYCEGCYVKKQLTNERGKTGAHQFCISDCTVGDQLQFLGREINKISTASK, via the coding sequence ATGAATAAAGTAGTTGTCATGAAAGAAATTAATCAATTGCTCGATATATATTGTGAAGGTTGTTACGTGAAAAAACAACTAACAAACGAACGCGGCAAAACAGGCGCTCACCAATTTTGTATTTCTGACTGTACTGTAGGAGACCAGTTGCAATTCCTTGGAAGAGAAATCAACAAGATCAGTACTGCATCCAAATAA
- a CDS encoding cold-shock protein: MHQGKVKWFSSDKGYGFIEADDGEDVFVHFTGIATDGFKTLAEGQTVSFEVIEGNRGPQAANVSTLEDEVQPHLDVNS; encoded by the coding sequence ATGCACCAAGGTAAAGTGAAGTGGTTCAGCAGTGACAAAGGGTATGGATTTATCGAAGCAGATGATGGTGAAGATGTTTTTGTGCATTTCACAGGAATTGCTACAGATGGATTTAAGACACTGGCTGAAGGTCAAACAGTTTCTTTTGAAGTAATTGAAGGAAATCGTGGTCCACAGGCGGCTAACGTATCGACTCTTGAGGATGAAGTGCAACCTCATCTCGACGTAAACAGCTGA